From a region of the Zingiber officinale cultivar Zhangliang chromosome 4B, Zo_v1.1, whole genome shotgun sequence genome:
- the LOC121975584 gene encoding G-type lectin S-receptor-like serine/threonine-protein kinase RKS1 isoform X2 yields the protein MAKIQLFLFELLEIIAVTTLFFLVPPSSSGDTMIQNSSLVNGQTLRSTGELFQLGFFNLDNTSAKGYLGIWYCNFTPQEGIAVWIANRYNSVNTSMASFNLTSDGNLILFEGDRNVWSTGTRSTGVNSSRLQLLESGNLVLKDSNSILWQTFDHPSDDSDTYLPGMKVGFDFQTNTSWRRMSWKNSTDPSPGDYIHMIRALPIPDLVTLKGSAKYHRSSLWNGNVFAGHLSMPRSQVANSVYATFVSNENETYFMSRYTASPTPVLARSVLWANGSLQRWFLVRGGNREWQFLWSFPADECDKYNHCGRNRLCTNKYVVVECQCLNGFVNITENGREAGCERKKPLNCSSNQFSKVQNVKVPDTENATPRGNMSLDDCKNLCLNNCSCVAYAVIIGSYGCITWPGDLLDLRTFVDEGDDLYVRLAGELDQRRKSNNTGRRILFIVISIAAALLFLCAIFIYCRRTKATTQRQKRHADHKDQLEIRGAESLLFDLEAIRTATDNFSDRNKLGEGGFGPVYKGTLENGEHVAVKRLSGSSAQGLDEFKNEVFLVAKLQHRNLVKLLGCCLESEEKLLVYNYLANTSLDKFLFDNSKRKQLDWATRFKIIEGISRGLIYLHEDSPLKIIHRDLKASNILLDANMDPKISDFGLAKLFGADETQGNTKRIAGTFGYMAPEYAIHGLFSIKSDVYSYGVLVLEILTGQKNSRHRGYEYPMELVTHVVWRHWTQGSALQVIDQELVEQCHAQQILRCIHIGLLCVQEDPTQRPTMANVVLMLNSHFVDLPIPSVPAFLSNYNTTGESNDIPRRQNSSGSMGILMKISKNDVSISELEPR from the exons ATGGCCAAGATCCAGCTCTTTCTTTTTGAGTTGCTGGAAATAATAGCAGTTACAACTCTCTTCTTTCTTGTCCCGCCCTCATCTTCTG GAGACACAATGATCCAGAACAGTTCCCTTGTGAATGGCCAGACTTTGAGATCGACAGGAGAGTTGTTCCAACTGGGCTTCTTCAATCTAGATAATACTTCGGCGAAGGGATACTTAGGAATCTGGTACTGCAATTTCACACCGCAAGAAGGCATTGCAGTATGGATTGCCAATCGGTACAATTCTGTCAACACATCCATGGCATCCTTCAACCTCACTTCCGATGGAAATCTAATCTTATTTGAGGGAGACAGAAATGTTTGGTCCACAGGAACGAGATCCACAGGAGTCAATTCTTCACGCTTGCAGCTTTTAGAATCCGGAAACCTCGTGCTGAAGGACAGCAACTCGATTCTATGGCAGACCTTCGATCACCCAAGCGACGACAGCGACACGTATCTCCCTGGCATGAAGGTCGGATTTGACTTCCAGACCAACACTTCATGGCGGCGAATGTCATGGAAAAACTCCACGGATCCTTCTCCAGGAGACTACATCCACATGATTCGTGCTCTACCTATACCGGATTTGGTCACGTTGAAGGGATCCGCCAAATACCATCGCAGCAGCCTATGGAACGGAAATGTGTTCGCCGGCCATCTATCGATGCCACGCAGCCAGGTGGCCAACTCAGTATATGCCACGTTTGTGTCCAACGAGAATGAGACCTACTTTATGTCTCGTTACACAGCCTCGCCAACGCCAGTGCTGGCGCGGTCAGTGTTGTGGGCCAATGGATCCCTCCAGCGTTGGTTTCTTGTCAGGGGTGGCAATAGAGAGTGGCAATTTCTGTGGTCGTTTCCGGCGGACGAGTGCGATAAGTACAATCACTGCGGCCGCAACAGACTGTGCACCAATAAATACGTTGTTGTCGAGTGCCAGTGCTTGAACGGGTTCGTAAATATTACGGAGAATGGAAGAGAGGCCGGATGCGAGAGGAAGAAGCCTTTGAATTGCTCGTCGAACCAATTTTCCAAGGTGCAGAACGTGAAGGTGCCCGACACTGAGAACGCTACACCACGAGGCAACATGAGTCTCGATGACTGCAAGAATTTGTGCTTAAATAATTGCTCCTGCGTGGCGTATGCGGTGATCATCGGGTCTTATGGATGCATAACTTGGCCTGGTGATCTGTTGGATCTCAGAACTTTTGTCGATGAAGGAGATGATTTATACGTTCGGCTTGCAGGAGAATTGGATCAACGAA GAAAAAGCAACAACACTGGGAGAAGAATTCTATTTATTGTCATCTCTATTGCTGCAGCACTGTTATTCCTTTGTGCCATTTTTATTTACTGTCGAAGAACAAAAGCAACAACACAAAGACAGAAACGACATGCAG ACCATAAAGATCAACTTGAAATAAGAGGTGCAGAATCTCTATTGTTTGATTTGGAAGCTATTAGGACAGCTACGGATAACTTCTCTGATAGAAACAAGCTAGGAGAAGGAGGATTTGGGCCTGTTTATAAG GGAACACTGGAGAATGGAGAGCATGTAGCAGTAAAAAGACTTTCAGGAAGCTCAGCACAAGGACTAGATGAGTTTAAAAATGAAGTGTTTCTAGTTGCCAAACTTCAACATAGAAACCTCGTGAAGCTGTTGGGCTGTTGCTTAGAATCAGAGGAGAAACTACTCGTTTATAATTACCTTGCTAATACAAGTCTTGACAAGTTTTTGTTTG ATAATTCAAAGAGAAAGCAGTTGGATTGGGCAACAAGGTTTAAGATCATTGAGGGCATTAGTCGAGGACTTATTTATCTTCATGAAGATTCACCACTAAAGATCATTCACCGGGACTTAAAAGCTAGTAACATCTTGTTAGATGCAAACATGGATCCCAAAATTTCAGATTTCGGTCTTGCGAAGCTTTTTGGTGCAGACGAAACCCAAGGAAACACTAAAAGAATTGCCGGAACATT TGGATATATGGCACCGGAATATGCCATTCATGGGCTCTTCTCAATTAAATCAGATGTGTATAGCTATGGTGTGTTAGTCTTAGAGATTCTAACTGGTCAGAAGAATAGTCGTCACCGAGGATACGAATATCCAATGGAACTTGTCACTCAT GTGGTCTGGCGCCATTGGACCCAAGGAAGTGCCCTGCAAGTGATTGATCAAGAGCTAGTTGAACAATGTCATGCTCAGCAAATATTAAGGTGCATACATATAGGGTTACTATGCGTACAAGAAGATCCAACTCAAAGACCCACCATGGCCAATGTTGTTCTGATGCTCAACAGCCACTTTGTCGACCTTCCTATTCCTTCAGTACCAGCATTTCTTAGCAACTATAATACTACCGGTGAATCAAATGACATTCCAAGGAGACAAAACTCTAGCGGAAGTATGGGAATTCtaatgaaaatttctaaaaatgatgTTTCAATCTCAGAGTTGGAGCCTAGATAG
- the LOC121975584 gene encoding G-type lectin S-receptor-like serine/threonine-protein kinase RKS1 isoform X1, protein MAKIQLFLFELLEIIAVTTLFFLVPPSSSGDTMIQNSSLVNGQTLRSTGELFQLGFFNLDNTSAKGYLGIWYCNFTPQEGIAVWIANRYNSVNTSMASFNLTSDGNLILFEGDRNVWSTGTRSTGVNSSRLQLLESGNLVLKDSNSILWQTFDHPSDDSDTYLPGMKVGFDFQTNTSWRRMSWKNSTDPSPGDYIHMIRALPIPDLVTLKGSAKYHRSSLWNGNVFAGHLSMPRSQVANSVYATFVSNENETYFMSRYTASPTPVLARSVLWANGSLQRWFLVRGGNREWQFLWSFPADECDKYNHCGRNRLCTNKYVVVECQCLNGFVNITENGREAGCERKKPLNCSSNQFSKVQNVKVPDTENATPRGNMSLDDCKNLCLNNCSCVAYAVIIGSYGCITWPGDLLDLRTFVDEGDDLYVRLAGELDQRRKSNNTGRRILFIVISIAAALLFLCAIFIYCRRTKATTQRQKRHADHKDQLEIRGAESLLFDLEAIRTATDNFSDRNKLGEGGFGPVYKGTLENGEHVAVKRLSGSSAQGLDEFKNEVFLVAKLQHRNLVKLLGCCLESEEKLLVYNYLANTSLDKFLFDNSKRKQLDWATRFKIIEGISRGLIYLHEDSPLKIIHRDLKASNILLDANMDPKISDFGLAKLFGADETQGNTKRIAGTFSGYMAPEYAIHGLFSIKSDVYSYGVLVLEILTGQKNSRHRGYEYPMELVTHVVWRHWTQGSALQVIDQELVEQCHAQQILRCIHIGLLCVQEDPTQRPTMANVVLMLNSHFVDLPIPSVPAFLSNYNTTGESNDIPRRQNSSGSMGILMKISKNDVSISELEPR, encoded by the exons ATGGCCAAGATCCAGCTCTTTCTTTTTGAGTTGCTGGAAATAATAGCAGTTACAACTCTCTTCTTTCTTGTCCCGCCCTCATCTTCTG GAGACACAATGATCCAGAACAGTTCCCTTGTGAATGGCCAGACTTTGAGATCGACAGGAGAGTTGTTCCAACTGGGCTTCTTCAATCTAGATAATACTTCGGCGAAGGGATACTTAGGAATCTGGTACTGCAATTTCACACCGCAAGAAGGCATTGCAGTATGGATTGCCAATCGGTACAATTCTGTCAACACATCCATGGCATCCTTCAACCTCACTTCCGATGGAAATCTAATCTTATTTGAGGGAGACAGAAATGTTTGGTCCACAGGAACGAGATCCACAGGAGTCAATTCTTCACGCTTGCAGCTTTTAGAATCCGGAAACCTCGTGCTGAAGGACAGCAACTCGATTCTATGGCAGACCTTCGATCACCCAAGCGACGACAGCGACACGTATCTCCCTGGCATGAAGGTCGGATTTGACTTCCAGACCAACACTTCATGGCGGCGAATGTCATGGAAAAACTCCACGGATCCTTCTCCAGGAGACTACATCCACATGATTCGTGCTCTACCTATACCGGATTTGGTCACGTTGAAGGGATCCGCCAAATACCATCGCAGCAGCCTATGGAACGGAAATGTGTTCGCCGGCCATCTATCGATGCCACGCAGCCAGGTGGCCAACTCAGTATATGCCACGTTTGTGTCCAACGAGAATGAGACCTACTTTATGTCTCGTTACACAGCCTCGCCAACGCCAGTGCTGGCGCGGTCAGTGTTGTGGGCCAATGGATCCCTCCAGCGTTGGTTTCTTGTCAGGGGTGGCAATAGAGAGTGGCAATTTCTGTGGTCGTTTCCGGCGGACGAGTGCGATAAGTACAATCACTGCGGCCGCAACAGACTGTGCACCAATAAATACGTTGTTGTCGAGTGCCAGTGCTTGAACGGGTTCGTAAATATTACGGAGAATGGAAGAGAGGCCGGATGCGAGAGGAAGAAGCCTTTGAATTGCTCGTCGAACCAATTTTCCAAGGTGCAGAACGTGAAGGTGCCCGACACTGAGAACGCTACACCACGAGGCAACATGAGTCTCGATGACTGCAAGAATTTGTGCTTAAATAATTGCTCCTGCGTGGCGTATGCGGTGATCATCGGGTCTTATGGATGCATAACTTGGCCTGGTGATCTGTTGGATCTCAGAACTTTTGTCGATGAAGGAGATGATTTATACGTTCGGCTTGCAGGAGAATTGGATCAACGAA GAAAAAGCAACAACACTGGGAGAAGAATTCTATTTATTGTCATCTCTATTGCTGCAGCACTGTTATTCCTTTGTGCCATTTTTATTTACTGTCGAAGAACAAAAGCAACAACACAAAGACAGAAACGACATGCAG ACCATAAAGATCAACTTGAAATAAGAGGTGCAGAATCTCTATTGTTTGATTTGGAAGCTATTAGGACAGCTACGGATAACTTCTCTGATAGAAACAAGCTAGGAGAAGGAGGATTTGGGCCTGTTTATAAG GGAACACTGGAGAATGGAGAGCATGTAGCAGTAAAAAGACTTTCAGGAAGCTCAGCACAAGGACTAGATGAGTTTAAAAATGAAGTGTTTCTAGTTGCCAAACTTCAACATAGAAACCTCGTGAAGCTGTTGGGCTGTTGCTTAGAATCAGAGGAGAAACTACTCGTTTATAATTACCTTGCTAATACAAGTCTTGACAAGTTTTTGTTTG ATAATTCAAAGAGAAAGCAGTTGGATTGGGCAACAAGGTTTAAGATCATTGAGGGCATTAGTCGAGGACTTATTTATCTTCATGAAGATTCACCACTAAAGATCATTCACCGGGACTTAAAAGCTAGTAACATCTTGTTAGATGCAAACATGGATCCCAAAATTTCAGATTTCGGTCTTGCGAAGCTTTTTGGTGCAGACGAAACCCAAGGAAACACTAAAAGAATTGCCGGAACATT CAGTGGATATATGGCACCGGAATATGCCATTCATGGGCTCTTCTCAATTAAATCAGATGTGTATAGCTATGGTGTGTTAGTCTTAGAGATTCTAACTGGTCAGAAGAATAGTCGTCACCGAGGATACGAATATCCAATGGAACTTGTCACTCAT GTGGTCTGGCGCCATTGGACCCAAGGAAGTGCCCTGCAAGTGATTGATCAAGAGCTAGTTGAACAATGTCATGCTCAGCAAATATTAAGGTGCATACATATAGGGTTACTATGCGTACAAGAAGATCCAACTCAAAGACCCACCATGGCCAATGTTGTTCTGATGCTCAACAGCCACTTTGTCGACCTTCCTATTCCTTCAGTACCAGCATTTCTTAGCAACTATAATACTACCGGTGAATCAAATGACATTCCAAGGAGACAAAACTCTAGCGGAAGTATGGGAATTCtaatgaaaatttctaaaaatgatgTTTCAATCTCAGAGTTGGAGCCTAGATAG